One genomic window of Arvicola amphibius unplaced genomic scaffold, mArvAmp1.2, whole genome shotgun sequence includes the following:
- the LOC119805711 gene encoding uncharacterized protein LOC119805711: MECIFKFSGLLCSLSALVFEIVIASSQYWRLWEFDDKFVQFVSFGLWGAYYPQEFNVSGTVTKIQVHIPFNSTWTIPPEFQYAQAMIMWAVLMKPAVLIFSAIAIKIGCMKDPFIEMQIYCYKVAAFILYVSSIFIFVSVSWNHFVDHCGQSTLEFPPDFPVKKESLINKHYTAVFPSGVLTATISIFGVIFFLSEVNSLKLPNQVNAKCASTVADQEI; this comes from the coding sequence ATGGAGTGCATCTTCAAGTTCAGTGGCCTCCTCTGCAGCCTATCAGCTTTGGTGTTTGAAATAGTCATTGCAAGTAGCCAATACTGGCGCCTGTGGGAATTCGATGACAAGTTTGTGCAATTTGTGTCCTTTGGACTGTGGGGAGCTTATTACCCTCAAGAGTTTAATGTCTCAGGGACTGTAACCAAGATTCAGGTGCACATCCCTTTCAATTCTACATGGACCATTCCACCTGAATTTCAGTATGCACAGGCCATGATAATGTGGGCTGTTTTGATGAAGCCTGCAGTTCTGATTTTCAGTGCAATCGCCATTAAGATTGGCTGCATGAAAGACCCATTTATTGAGATGCAGATATACTGCTACAAGGTTGCtgcctttattttatatgttagcAGCATCTTCATATTTGTTTCTGTGAGCTGGAACCACTTTGTAGATCATTGTGGCCAAAGCACTCTTGAATTTCCACCTGACTTTCCGGTTAAAAAAGAGTCCTTAATAAACAAACATTATACTGCTGTGTTCCCATCAGGGGTACTGACAGCCACCATATCAATCTTTGGTGTGATATTTTTTCTATCTGAGGTAAACTCTTTGAAACTACCAAATCAGGTGAATGCCAAGTGTGCTTCCACAGTGGCTGATCAAGAAATCTGA